From one Oceanibaculum indicum P24 genomic stretch:
- a CDS encoding DUF2312 domain-containing protein: MADVGGISGERLRSFVERIERLEEEKAALAADIREIFAEAKGVGFDTKILRQVLKLRKLDREDRQEQETLLDLYMQALGMAPAADGDDDGGDAGAGEE; this comes from the coding sequence ATGGCTGATGTCGGCGGGATTTCCGGCGAGCGGCTGCGGTCGTTCGTCGAGCGCATCGAGCGGCTGGAGGAGGAGAAGGCAGCGCTGGCCGCCGATATCCGCGAGATTTTCGCCGAAGCCAAGGGCGTTGGCTTCGATACCAAGATCCTGCGCCAGGTGCTGAAGCTGCGGAAGCTGGACCGCGAGGACCGGCAGGAGCAGGAGACGCTGCTCGATCTGTACATGCAGGCGCTGGGCATGGCCCCGGCCGCTGACGGCGACGACGATGGCGGCGACGCCGGGGCGGGTGAGGAATGA
- a CDS encoding host-nuclease inhibitor Gam family protein: MQLSDIEARAARLAKTRAKLAEVVGDLDADIAKARRRRMPIIKKLVAEAEAERSAIQLLVEDNKHLFVRPRTVVMHGIKIGLAKGKGKIEIPDAAQVIKLIRKQLPEQADLLIKTTEEPVKGAIAGLTVAELKKIGVTVIEAGDQVVIKPTDGEVEKLVDALLKSAAETGETAPAGEAA; encoded by the coding sequence ATGCAGTTGAGCGACATCGAAGCCCGCGCCGCGCGCCTCGCCAAGACCAGGGCCAAGCTGGCCGAAGTGGTGGGCGACCTGGACGCGGACATCGCCAAGGCCCGCCGCCGCAGGATGCCCATCATCAAGAAGCTGGTGGCGGAGGCCGAGGCCGAACGCTCGGCGATCCAGCTGCTGGTCGAGGACAACAAGCACCTGTTCGTCCGGCCGCGCACCGTCGTTATGCACGGCATCAAGATCGGCCTCGCCAAGGGCAAGGGTAAGATCGAGATCCCGGACGCGGCCCAGGTGATCAAGCTGATCCGCAAGCAGCTGCCGGAACAGGCGGACCTGCTGATCAAGACCACCGAGGAGCCGGTGAAGGGGGCCATCGCCGGCCTGACCGTCGCCGAGCTGAAGAAGATCGGCGTCACGGTGATCGAGGCCGGCGACCAGGTTGTGATCAAGCCGACCGATGGCGAGGTCGAGAAGCTGGTCGATGCGCTGCTGAAGAGCGCTGCGGAGACCGGTGAGACGGCCCCGGCCGGGGAGGCTGCGTGA
- a CDS encoding helix-turn-helix domain-containing protein, whose translation MTAMDPSRIRIFDVQRLVARQAGIRIAELLRESREQPLARVRQEAYWLARKLTGRSYPYLGAAFGGRDHTTVRHGVLQIERLRRTDPDVRDRLYRLELQLKETVHASAAPVS comes from the coding sequence ATGACCGCCATGGACCCGTCGCGCATCCGCATCTTCGACGTGCAGCGCCTGGTCGCGAGACAGGCCGGTATCCGTATCGCGGAGCTGCTGCGCGAAAGCCGAGAGCAGCCGCTCGCACGGGTGCGGCAAGAGGCTTACTGGCTGGCCCGTAAGCTGACCGGCCGGAGCTACCCCTATCTCGGCGCGGCCTTCGGCGGCCGCGACCACACGACCGTCCGTCATGGCGTCCTGCAGATCGAGCGCCTGCGCCGGACGGACCCGGATGTCCGCGACCGTCTCTACCGTCTCGAACTCCAACTGAAGGAGACCGTCCATGCGTCTGCTGCCCCTGTTTCTTGA